In Triticum urartu cultivar G1812 chromosome 6, Tu2.1, whole genome shotgun sequence, the following proteins share a genomic window:
- the LOC125514156 gene encoding protein ABC transporter 1, mitochondrial-like: protein MASRDLRRLLDGAALVAREAAKRSSGPDVLRSALLAATDLAGLTRGTPRRPQPVPLPHDSHPEGADSSRPSSSSVVYFSHDDAPPLEPSLEQQPPPRESLDPAQVREITGTHSTAAAAAVAEPEAVAVARPQDEAVRPELSPSSTPTPTPSPSPAPSPSPAPALVEKRRRPRERNVPSTPFTRALGFAGLGAGLAWGGLQESARRVIYGTPVGDGKQSALSPFLSDQNAERVALALCRMRGAALKVGQLLSIQDESLVPLPVLAALDIVRQGADVMPRKQLNSVLDAELGQDWPSRLRSFDYEPLAAASIGQVHRAVLKDGSDVVMKIQYPGVADSIESDIENVRRLLTYTNLIPKGLFLDRAIKVAKLELARECDYFLEASNQKRYKELLSDSEGYYVPKVTDELSSKKVLTSEFVPGVPIDKVAVLSQETRNYVGCKLLELTIKELFVFRFMQTDPNWSNFLYDDSEKQFNLIDFGAAREFPKKFVDNYLCMVVACANRDRAGVLEMSRRLGFLTGEEPEVMLDAHVEAAFIVGVPFATPGGHDFRANNITHSVSNLGATMLKYRLTPPPDEVYSLHRKLSGAFLACIKIGAVVPCREMLFKVYEQYDFSDDHSEVLSNTG from the exons ATGGCGTCCAGAGATCTCCGGCGGCTGCTCGACGGCGCAGCCCTCGTCGCCCGCGAGGCCGCCAAGCGCTCTTCCGGCCCCGACGTCCTAAGGTCCGCCCTCCTCGCCGCCACCGACCTCGCGGGCCTCACCAGGGGCACCCCTCGCCGCCCGCAGCCCGTTCCCCTTCCCCACGATTCCCACCCCGAGGGGGCAGACTCATCTCGCCCCTCGTCGTCCTCCGTCGTGTACTTCTCCCACGACGACGCGCCGCCGCTCGAACCCTCATTGGAGCAGCAACCCCCGCCGCGAGAATCCCTCGACCCCGCCCAGGTGCGGGAGATCACCGGCACCCATTCAACCGCCGCAGCCGCAGCTGTGGCTGAACCCGAAGCCGTGGCGGTAGCTAGACCCCAAGACGAGGCGGTTCGTCCTGAGCTCTCACCGTCATCCACGCCCACGCCCACGCCCTCGCCCTCGCCTGCGCCCTCACCCTCGCCTGCGCCTGCGCTGGTGGAGAAGAGGCGCCGGCCAAGGGAGCGGAATGTTCCCTCCACACCGTTCACCCGAGCCCTCGG GTTTGCAGGTCTGGGTGCTGGGCTCGCATGGGGAGGTCTACAGGAATCAGCCCGGCGGGTGATTTATGGTACACCTGTTGGGGATGGCAAGCAGTCAGCACTCTCGCCGTTCTTGTCCGACCAGAACGCTGAGCGTGTTGCCCTTGCCCTGTGTCGGATGCGGGGAGCGGCGCTCAAGGTGGGGCAGCTGCTGAGCATACAGGACGAATCGCTTGTGCCCCTGCCG GTGTTGGCAGCTCTTGATATCGTTCGTCAAGGTGCTGATGTTATGCCGAGGAAGCAGCTGAATTCTGTCCTTGATGCCGAGCTTGGTCAAGATTGGCCCTCTAGGCTGAGGAGTTTCGACTATGAACCTTTGGCTGCAGCGAGTATCGGACAG GTCCATCGGGCGGTTTTGAAGGATGGTTCGGATGTTGTGATGAAAATACAATATCCTGGAGTTGCTGACAGTATAGAGAGTGATATCGAGAATGTTAGGCGACTCCTGACTTACACAAATCTCATTCCTAAAGGTCTTTTTCTTGATAGAGCTATAAAG GTTGCAAAGCTAGAGCTGGCAAGAGAATGTGATTATTTCTTAGAAGCAAGCAACCAGAAGCGTTACAAAGAGTTGCTCTCTGATAGTGAGGGCTATTACGTCCCTAAGGTGACTGATGAATTGTCGAGCAAAAAGGTGTTGACATCGGAGTTTGTTCCAG GAGTTCCTATCGATAAGGTGGCAGTACTAAGCCAGGAAACCCGCAATTATGTTGGATGTAAACTTCTCGAGCTTACGATAAAGGAGTTGTTTGTCTTCAGATTTATGCAG ACTGATCCAAATTGGAGTAATTTCCTTTATGATGATTCAGAAAAGCAATTTAATCTTATTGACTTTGGGGCAGCTCGTGAGTTCCCTAAAAAGTTTGTAGACAATTACCTATGTATG GTAGTTGCCTGTGCAAATAGAGACAGAGCTGGCGTGTTAGAGATGTCCCGCAGACTGGGATTTCTAACAGGTGAGGAACCAGAGGTCATGCTGGATGCTCATGTCGAGGCCGCCTTCATCGTCGGGGTGCCATTCGCAACTCCTGGTGGTCATGATTTCcgtgcaaacaacatcacacacaGCGTTTCAAACCTTGGGGCTACCATGTTGAAGTACAGGCTGACTCCGCCTCCGGATGAAGTTTACAGCCTCCATAGAAAGCTGTCAGGCGCGTTCCTGGCCTGCATCAAGATTGGCGCAGTTGTCCCCTGCAGAGAGATGCTGTTCAAGGTTTACGAGCAGTACGATTTTAGTGATGATCACTCGGAAGTGTTGTCCAACACTGGATAA
- the LOC125516005 gene encoding uncharacterized protein LOC125516005, which translates to MASAPPPPPPAKCPSAVPTTIQDLDDDLLREVFIRLPALPSLVRAALTCHAFLRAVRSSPAFRRRFRDLHPSPFVGLFIQRLIEKWEPSVPSFDARHRRSDRDFAAAVRGGDFALNGLPNPDGDNEDCGDQDEDSNEAEAEGGSDEEVENNEDEEDSDEEDEKEEEDPSPVWEIERCSDGYVVLFNRRARQIAAYNPLTRALHLFPSPPGIFKSALTFQFHIISSSEEHPGSPPRVVCFYCGYLYASVGVISPGSTEIGWQIFPEPLIPGAVGATGKMVNGSLYWTHPGRLYITVLDTATLEFSRMELPPLLAVEEGSNRDCDFVLGNTKDGRPCIVSPDPWGGCELLVFFWRPDEYDGVERWKLDQEFKLKTIRWLTEIEDDSYVVVHVMDVTDGIVYLRTAYDGYTEVPQLLLSFCLETAELKKICEYDHKLHPYVMAWPPSLVGVHDKGPNDLALSTPSSEGSDVNAGGGPTEPASVPKA; encoded by the exons ATGGCatcggcgccgccgccgccgccgccggcgaaaTGCCCCTCGGCCGTTCCCACCACCATACAAGATCTCGACGACGATCTCCTCCGCGAGGTGTTCATCCGCCTCCCCGCGCTCCCGAGCCTCGTCCGCGCCGCGCTCACCTGCCACGCCTTCCTCCGGGCCGTCCGCTCGTCCCCTGCCTTCCGCCGCCGCTTCCGGGATCTCCACCCGTCTCCCTTCGTCGGCCTCTTCATCCAACGCCTTATCGAAAAATGGGAGCCCAGCGTCCCTTCCTTCGACGCCCGCCACCGCCGCTCCGACCGGGACTTCGCCGCCGCTGTCCGCGGCGGCGATTTCGCCCTCAACGGCCTCCCGAACCCAGACGGCGACAATGAAGACTGCGGCGACCAAGACGAGGACAGCAacgaggcggaggcggagggGGGCAGCGACGAAGAAGTTGAGAACAACGAagacgaggaggacagcgacgaagaagatgagaaggaggaggaggatccCTCTCCGGTGTGGGAGATCGAGCGATGCAGCGACGGCTACGTCGTCCTCTTCAACCGGAGGGCCAGGCAGATCGCCGCCTACAACCCTCTCACGCGGGCGCTGCATCTCTTCCCCTCGCCGCCGGGCATCTTCAAAAGCGCCTTGACCTTTCAGTTCCACATAATCTCCTCCTCCGAAGAGCACCCCGGCTCGCCGCCCCGTGTGGTTTGTTTCTACTGTGGCTACCTTTACGCCTCCGTCGGCGTCATCTCGCCGGGGAGCACCGAGATTGGGTGGCAGATTTTCCCTGAGCCTTTGATTCCAGGAGCAGTGGGAGCCACCGGCAAGATGGTGAACGGATCCCTCTACTGGACACACCCAGGGAGACTCTACATCACCGTGCTCGACACCGCGACGCTGGAATTCTCTAGAATGGAACTGCCGCCGCTCTTGGCGGTGGAAGAAGGCAGTAACCGTGATTGTGATTTTGTGCTTGGTAATACCAAGGATGGGAGGCCCTGCATCGTGTCCCCGGATCCGTGGGGTGGCTGTGAGCTCCTGGTTTTTTTCTGGAGACCCGATGAATACGACGGTGTCGAGAGGTGGAAGCTGGACCAGGAGTTCAAACTCAAAACGATCCGTTGGCTCACTGAGATTGAAGACGATTCTTATGTCGTTGTGCACGTTATGGATGTTACCGATGGAATCGTGTACCTGCGCACTGCCTATGACGGGTATACTGaagttcctcagctgctcctATCCTTTTGTCTCGAGACAGCGGAGCTGAAAAAGATCTGTGAGTATGATCACAAGCTCCATCCCTACGTCATGGCATGGCCTCCTTCTTTGGTAGGAGTACATGATAAG GGCCCCAATGATCTAGCTCTGTCTACCCCAAGCTCCGAAGGAAGCGATGTGAATGCTGGAGGTGGCCCAACAGAGCCTGCATCGGTTCCCAAAGCATAA